A section of the Humulus lupulus chromosome 2, drHumLupu1.1, whole genome shotgun sequence genome encodes:
- the LOC133817294 gene encoding glycerol-3-phosphate acyltransferase 1 produces the protein MFFPMVVLRLVDWILYQLLANSCYRALRKMRRKLYALRSPQQQQQQPHPLFPTITKCGLDSRGSQTLVSDFHGVLLSSHSFFPYFMLVAFEGGGIFRAFVLLLSCSFLWVLDYEMKLKAMIFISFFGLKTKDMDNVSRAVLPKFYLENLNLEAYEVLASAGTKTVLTSLPRVMVEGFLKEYLSVDDVFGTELEVNGKRFSGFVSEPGLLVKHRALKEHFGDKKPDIGLGTPSFHDQLILTLCKEGYIVNVKEADSKSNGKVMTREKYPKPLIFHDGRLAFLPTPAATLVMFLWLPLGVILAIFRISVGFLPFQIGTPLGIAAGVDLTVKGGTHWKTNDPQNSKKGILYVCNHRTLVDPVFISISLAKPVTAVTYSLSKMSEFISTIRTVRLTRDREQDGLTMKRILGQGDLVVCPEGTTCREPYLLRFSSLFAELSDDIVPVAVTTKATMFYGTTASGLKWLDPFFFFMNPRPGYIVHFLGKVPKQMTCGDGRSSCEVANYIQKQLADTLGFECTSLTRRDKYLMLAGNEGIVGDNKKKKPSYF, from the exons ATGTTCTTTCCTATGGTGGTTCTCAGGTTAGTAGACTGGATCTTATACCAGCTCTTGGCTAACTCATGTTACAGAGCCTTGAGAAAGATGAGAAGAAAGTTGTACGCTCTCCGGTCACCacaacaacagcagcagcagCCTCATCCTCTCTTCCCCACCATAACCAAGTGTGGTCTCGACTCCAGAGGATCACAAACTTTGGTCTCTGACTTCCATGGAGTTCTCTTGAGCTCGCACTCTTTCTTCCCTTACTTCATGCTGGTCGCCTTCGAAGGTGGTGGGATTTTCAGGGCCTTTGTTCTCCTCTTGTCGTGTTCCTTTTTGTGGGTCTTGGACTATGAGATGAAGCTCAAGGCCATGATCTTCATATCCTTTTTTGGTCTTAAGACGAAGGACATGGACAACGTTAGCCGAGCAGTTCTGCCCAAGTTTTATCTCGAGAATCTTAATCTCGAGGCGTATGAGGTTTTGGCCTCGGCGGGCACTAAAACTGTGCTTACGAGTCTTCCCAGGGTCATGGTTGAGGGTTTTCTTAAGGAGTATTTGAGTGTCGATGACGTTTTTGGAACCGAGTTAGAGGTTAATGGGAAACGATTCAGTGGTTTTGTTTCTGAACCTGGTTTACTCGTCAAGCATAGAGCTTTGAAGGAGCATTTTGGTGATAAAAAGCCTGATATTGGGCTCGGAACTCCCAGCTTTCATGACCAACTCATTCTAACACTATGCAAG GAGGGTTACATAGTGAACGTGAAAGAAGCTGACAGCAAAAGTAATGGTAAAGTAATGACTAGGGAAAAGTACCCCAAACCACTTATTTTCCATGATGGGAGACTAGCCTTCTTGCCCACGCCGGCTGCGACTCTTGTCATGTTCCTATGGCTTCCCTTGGGAGTCATTCTAGCCATATTTCGAATCTCAGTGGGGTTCCTTCCTTTCCAGATAGGAACCCCTCTGGGCATTGCAGCTGGCGTTGACTTAACGGTCAAAGGAGGCACCCATTGGAAAACAAATGATCCTCAAAACAGCAAGAAGGGAATCCTCTACGTGTGCAACCACAGAACTCTCGTCGACCCAGTTTTCATCAGCATCTCATTGGCCAAGCCCGTCACCGCTGTGACCTACAGTCTTAGCAAGATGTCTGAGTTCATATCCACCATCAGAACCGTGAGGTTGACTAGGGATAGAGAGCAAGATGGTTTGACCATGAAGAGAATCCTTGGCCAAGGTGATTTGGTGGTTTGCCCTGAAGGAACTACCTGTAGAGAGCCCTATTTGTTGAGGTTTAGCTCTTTGTTTGCCGAGTTAAGCGACGACATTGTCCCTGTGGCTGTCACCACAAAGGCCACCATGTTTTATGGAACTACAGCTAGTGGACTCAAATGGTTGGACCCATTTTTCTTCTTCATGAACCCTAGACCTGGCTATATCGTTCATTTTCTCGGGAAAGTTCCCAAACAGATGACTTGTGGGGATGGAA